From one Phycisphaerales bacterium genomic stretch:
- a CDS encoding flotillin-like FloA family protein, producing the protein MHEIEVPWQLLTYLAMGTVLVVATVSLLVIGMFFNLWFQAFLSGAPVSMLRVVRMRLRGVDPHVIVLNRIQAVKAGVEISTEQLESHHLAGGRVPLVVRGLIMARRAGLELDYDSACDMDLAGQDVCEAVQSSIRIAGLDTPAPSAVEERMI; encoded by the coding sequence GTGCACGAGATCGAGGTGCCGTGGCAACTGCTCACATACCTGGCGATGGGCACTGTCCTGGTGGTGGCGACGGTTTCGCTGCTCGTGATCGGCATGTTTTTCAACCTGTGGTTCCAGGCTTTTTTGTCGGGCGCGCCGGTGTCGATGCTCCGGGTGGTTCGGATGCGGCTCCGCGGCGTGGATCCGCATGTTATCGTGCTCAATCGAATTCAGGCGGTGAAGGCGGGCGTGGAAATCTCCACCGAACAGCTCGAGTCACACCACCTGGCCGGCGGGCGAGTGCCGCTCGTGGTGCGGGGGCTGATCATGGCCCGGCGTGCGGGGCTGGAACTCGACTACGATTCGGCCTGTGATATGGACCTCGCGGGGCAGGACGTTTGCGAGGCCGTACAGAGTTCGATTCGCATAGCGGGGCTGGATACGCCGGCGCCGAGTGCCGTTGAAGAAAGGATGATCTGA
- the floA gene encoding flotillin-like protein FloA (flotillin-like protein involved in membrane lipid rafts), with protein MASASDVIFWVVLGVVVIFSIVVLVIIGQFFNLWFQAFLSGASVSFIDLVGMKFRKVDPRIIVLNRIQAVKAGLNVTTKELETHYLAGGRVPLVIRALIAADRAKIDLGFNTACAIDLAGRDIFDAVQTSVKPKVIDCPDPSRGRSTIDAVAQDGIQLKVKARITVRANLARLVGGALEETIIARVGEGIVTTIGSANTHKEVLANPDNISKTVLKKGLDSGTAFEILSIDIADVDVGDNIGAKLQADQAEADKKRFQAEAEKRAAMARAQEAENRALIELNRAKVVEAEAEVPRAMAEAFRGGNLGIMDYYRMRNIQADTQMRSSIGGGPGTEKG; from the coding sequence ATGGCTAGCGCATCAGATGTGATCTTCTGGGTGGTCCTTGGCGTCGTCGTGATCTTTTCGATTGTGGTGCTGGTCATCATCGGCCAGTTCTTCAATCTGTGGTTCCAGGCGTTTCTCTCCGGCGCCAGCGTGTCGTTCATCGACCTGGTGGGAATGAAGTTCCGCAAGGTCGATCCGCGCATCATCGTGCTCAATCGCATCCAGGCGGTCAAGGCCGGGCTCAACGTCACGACCAAGGAACTCGAGACGCACTACCTCGCGGGCGGCCGCGTGCCGCTGGTCATCCGAGCGCTCATCGCGGCGGACCGGGCCAAGATCGACCTTGGATTCAACACCGCGTGCGCCATCGACCTCGCCGGCCGCGACATTTTCGACGCCGTGCAGACGTCCGTGAAGCCCAAGGTGATCGACTGCCCCGACCCCTCCCGCGGCCGCAGCACGATTGATGCAGTGGCCCAGGACGGCATCCAATTGAAGGTCAAGGCGCGCATCACCGTCCGCGCCAATCTGGCCCGCCTCGTCGGCGGTGCGCTCGAAGAAACGATCATTGCACGCGTGGGCGAAGGCATTGTCACGACCATCGGCTCGGCGAACACGCACAAGGAAGTGCTCGCCAATCCCGACAACATCAGCAAGACGGTGCTCAAGAAAGGCCTCGACTCAGGCACAGCGTTCGAGATTCTCTCGATCGACATCGCGGACGTGGACGTCGGCGACAATATCGGCGCCAAACTGCAGGCCGACCAGGCCGAGGCGGACAAGAAGCGATTCCAGGCCGAAGCAGAGAAGCGGGCCGCGATGGCTCGCGCGCAGGAGGCCGAGAACCGCGCGCTGATCGAATTGAACCGCGCCAAGGTGGTCGAGGCCGAAGCCGAGGTTCCCCGGGCGATGGCCGAGGCGTTCCGCGGAGGCAACCTGGGCATCATGGATTACTACCGCATGCGCAACATCCAGGCGGACACGCAGATGCGCTCCTCCATCGGCGGCGGGCCTGGTACCGAGAAGGGCTGA
- a CDS encoding 4Fe-4S binding protein, which translates to MSTALPDNSKAARVRCAGDAVVHLPLASDSPTGASAMRRSKMGRRRAIVLAIVQLLMIAHVAHWLITGSTVTPVEPSESMEFVKRGVVNAGLIFFCIALLSTLVLGRWFCGWGCHLVMLQDACAWLMKRAGIRPRPFRSRLLMWVPLLLALYMFVWPAAYRWWLAPPPDAPVQLPPWELQAQLTTSDFWHTFAAVAVAIPFLLVCGFATVYFLGAKGFCTYGCPYGGFFAPLDRLSPGRIRVTDACEHCGHCTAACSSNVRVHEEVRDYGMVIDPGCMKCLDCVSVCPNDALYFGLGAPSLAVRARVESPAKRRFDLTWGEEALCAAVFAAAFFAFRGLYALVPMLFAVGIAGCAAFIFWKAWRLLGDRDGRFHRFQLKRSGKMTAAGGGWLALAALLAVTTVHSALVQYHTRRGMHLADHLHASIDEAWAGALQLDSETSRELALAAAHLQKADSWRVGGIGLLANLDLTLTRARVHLLKGEWQQCEQHLRRGVELGGATDVLCRDLARVMLNYRPVEEAVVQLQDCLEAHPEFDQTRAALVVVLQSQGRTDEAQRARDERPAK; encoded by the coding sequence GTGAGTACAGCGCTTCCTGACAACTCGAAAGCAGCCCGGGTCCGGTGCGCCGGCGATGCGGTCGTCCATCTGCCGCTTGCCAGCGACTCGCCCACGGGGGCCAGCGCTATGCGCCGCTCGAAGATGGGTCGCCGCCGCGCCATCGTGCTCGCCATCGTGCAGTTACTCATGATCGCGCACGTTGCGCATTGGCTTATCACTGGCAGCACGGTGACGCCTGTCGAGCCCTCCGAGTCGATGGAGTTTGTCAAGCGCGGCGTGGTCAACGCCGGACTCATCTTCTTTTGTATCGCGCTGCTCTCCACGCTTGTGCTCGGGCGGTGGTTCTGTGGTTGGGGTTGTCATCTCGTCATGCTCCAGGACGCCTGCGCCTGGCTGATGAAGAGAGCGGGCATCCGGCCGCGTCCGTTCCGTTCGCGCCTGCTCATGTGGGTGCCGCTGCTTCTGGCGCTGTACATGTTCGTCTGGCCCGCGGCATACCGGTGGTGGCTCGCGCCTCCGCCGGATGCCCCCGTCCAGCTGCCGCCATGGGAACTGCAGGCGCAGCTCACCACGTCCGACTTCTGGCACACGTTCGCCGCCGTGGCGGTGGCGATTCCCTTTCTTCTCGTGTGCGGCTTCGCGACGGTGTACTTCCTCGGCGCCAAGGGATTCTGCACCTATGGCTGCCCCTACGGCGGTTTCTTTGCGCCCCTCGATCGCCTCTCGCCGGGGCGCATTCGCGTTACCGACGCCTGCGAGCACTGCGGCCACTGCACGGCCGCGTGCTCAAGCAACGTGCGCGTGCACGAAGAAGTGCGCGACTACGGCATGGTTATCGATCCCGGGTGCATGAAATGCCTCGACTGCGTGAGCGTGTGCCCCAATGACGCGCTCTACTTCGGCCTGGGCGCGCCTTCGCTGGCCGTCCGCGCGCGCGTGGAAAGCCCTGCAAAGCGCCGCTTCGATCTCACCTGGGGTGAAGAGGCGCTGTGCGCGGCGGTGTTCGCCGCGGCTTTCTTCGCGTTTCGCGGCCTGTATGCGCTGGTGCCCATGCTGTTTGCGGTCGGCATCGCCGGATGCGCTGCGTTCATCTTCTGGAAGGCGTGGCGGCTGCTGGGCGATCGCGATGGTCGCTTTCATCGGTTCCAGTTGAAACGCAGCGGCAAAATGACCGCTGCCGGTGGCGGCTGGCTGGCGCTCGCGGCGCTGCTCGCGGTGACCACCGTGCACAGCGCGCTGGTGCAGTACCACACCCGCCGCGGCATGCACCTGGCCGACCATCTCCACGCGTCCATTGACGAGGCATGGGCAGGGGCTCTGCAACTCGACTCAGAGACCAGCCGCGAACTCGCGCTCGCCGCCGCCCACCTTCAGAAGGCCGACTCGTGGCGGGTCGGGGGGATCGGGCTGCTTGCAAACCTCGATCTGACGCTGACGCGGGCCCGCGTCCACCTGCTCAAGGGCGAGTGGCAGCAATGCGAGCAGCATCTGCGCCGCGGCGTCGAACTCGGCGGCGCGACTGATGTGCTCTGCCGCGATCTGGCCCGAGTCATGCTCAACTACCGCCCGGTCGAGGAAGCAGTCGTGCAACTTCAGGACTGTCTTGAAGCGCATCCTGAATTCGATCAGACGCGAGCGGCGCTGGTCGTCGTACTCCAATCGCAGGGGCGAACGGATGAAGCGCAGCGCGCGCGCGACGAGCGGCCGGCGAAGTAG
- a CDS encoding NADH-quinone oxidoreductase subunit C, whose product MPKPTLDHPTLPRLKVEFAESGLKATEFRGQTAVIAPRRMLHRVMAFLRDDEQCRYNLLSDVTAVDYLNYPAPTPGRFAVVYVLVSTHFNRRLIVKTHLDPSGDTTGNADDPALEIDSVTDLWPGAEWPEREVYDMFGIRFANHPDLRRILLWRDYPAFPLRKDYPLRGRGERESYNVVQREDA is encoded by the coding sequence ATGCCAAAGCCAACACTTGACCACCCGACGTTGCCCCGGCTGAAAGTCGAGTTCGCCGAATCAGGCCTCAAGGCCACGGAGTTCCGCGGCCAGACGGCGGTGATCGCCCCTCGGCGCATGCTTCACCGCGTGATGGCGTTTCTGCGCGACGACGAGCAGTGCCGCTACAACCTGCTGTCGGATGTCACTGCCGTTGATTACCTGAACTATCCCGCGCCCACTCCCGGCCGCTTTGCCGTCGTCTACGTGCTGGTCAGTACGCACTTCAATCGCCGGCTGATCGTCAAGACGCATCTCGATCCATCCGGCGACACGACGGGCAACGCGGATGATCCGGCGCTGGAGATCGATTCGGTAACCGACCTCTGGCCGGGCGCGGAGTGGCCCGAACGCGAGGTCTACGACATGTTCGGCATTCGCTTCGCGAACCATCCGGACCTGCGCCGCATTCTGCTGTGGCGCGATTACCCGGCGTTCCCGCTTCGCAAAGACTACCCGCTGCGCGGCCGCGGCGAGCGCGAGTCGTACAACGTGGTGCAGCGCGAGGACGCCTGA
- a CDS encoding HAD hydrolase family protein encodes MSQPPDPRAISLLILDVDGVMTDGSIIIDDLGRETKAFHVRDGLAIRVWQMMGGEVAFITGRSSQVVALRAAELKVHHVMQGVRDKSDALRLVLERTGRKAHEAAAMGDDIVDLPLLRAVGYPMAVADAVAEVRQVARFVTRQPGGRGAVREAVEHLLGAHGRWDEAVDRYVPYGHKEV; translated from the coding sequence GTGAGCCAGCCGCCCGACCCCCGCGCCATTTCGCTGCTCATTCTTGACGTGGACGGCGTGATGACCGACGGCTCGATCATCATCGACGATCTCGGGCGCGAAACCAAGGCCTTTCACGTGCGCGATGGTCTGGCGATCCGCGTCTGGCAGATGATGGGCGGCGAGGTTGCATTCATCACGGGCCGATCGAGCCAGGTTGTCGCACTAAGGGCTGCGGAACTGAAGGTCCACCACGTCATGCAGGGGGTGCGCGACAAGAGCGACGCGTTGCGTCTCGTGCTGGAGAGAACGGGCCGGAAGGCACACGAGGCGGCGGCCATGGGCGATGACATCGTGGATTTGCCGCTTCTGCGGGCCGTCGGCTATCCTATGGCAGTGGCGGATGCCGTTGCCGAGGTCCGGCAGGTCGCGCGGTTTGTCACGCGGCAGCCCGGCGGACGCGGCGCCGTGCGAGAGGCGGTCGAGCACCTGCTCGGCGCGCATGGTCGATGGGATGAGGCGGTGGACCGCTACGTCCCGTACGGGCACAAGGAGGTCTAG
- a CDS encoding KpsF/GutQ family sugar-phosphate isomerase, with protein sequence MSTTAPKSASEAIAHSADEREFILAALRAECAAIEHAAASVSEEVSAAVDLLDSCTGHVVVTGMGKSGLIAQKISATLSSVGVPSHFMHPAEALHGDLGRVRDGDAVWALSYSGNTEEVVQLGHVLRAEGLPILAVSSNPASRLARLATIHLNLGDISEACPLNLAPTASTTAMLALGDALALAVSRRRQFSEADFRRRHPGGMLGVLLQPVTEVLRFKVGENLPLIPLDATVGAALQRAEVGRRPGAMLIVDDSGALAGLFTDGDLRRLLLRDGAGALDQPIATVMTSRPRVLRCDQIVREAVELVQKFRPDEIPVVDDAGRPIGLVDVQDLIAQRIIQE encoded by the coding sequence TTGAGCACCACGGCGCCGAAATCGGCCTCAGAGGCCATTGCACACAGCGCCGATGAGCGCGAGTTCATCCTCGCCGCGCTCAGGGCCGAATGCGCTGCCATCGAGCACGCGGCGGCCTCGGTCAGCGAGGAGGTCTCCGCGGCGGTCGATCTGCTCGATTCGTGCACCGGCCACGTGGTCGTCACGGGCATGGGCAAAAGCGGCCTCATCGCCCAGAAGATCAGCGCCACCTTGTCCAGCGTCGGCGTGCCCAGCCACTTCATGCACCCGGCTGAAGCGCTGCACGGCGATCTCGGCCGCGTGCGCGATGGCGACGCCGTCTGGGCGCTGAGTTACTCGGGCAATACCGAAGAAGTCGTGCAACTCGGACACGTGCTCCGGGCCGAGGGCCTGCCGATTCTCGCGGTGAGTTCCAATCCCGCCAGCCGCCTGGCCCGACTGGCGACGATTCATCTCAACCTCGGCGATATTTCCGAAGCCTGCCCGCTCAACCTGGCGCCCACCGCCTCCACGACGGCGATGCTCGCGCTGGGCGATGCGCTCGCCCTGGCCGTGAGTCGTCGGCGGCAGTTCTCCGAAGCCGACTTCCGGCGAAGGCACCCCGGCGGCATGCTCGGCGTGCTGCTCCAACCGGTCACCGAAGTGCTGCGGTTCAAAGTCGGCGAGAACCTGCCGCTGATCCCCCTTGATGCCACCGTCGGCGCAGCGCTGCAGCGGGCCGAAGTGGGACGGCGACCTGGCGCGATGCTCATCGTTGACGATTCAGGCGCTCTGGCGGGGCTGTTCACAGACGGCGATCTCCGCCGCCTCCTGCTTCGAGACGGAGCGGGCGCGCTCGACCAGCCGATCGCCACCGTCATGACCAGCCGCCCGCGCGTGCTGCGCTGCGATCAGATCGTGCGCGAAGCGGTGGAACTCGTGCAGAAGTTCCGGCCGGATGAGATTCCTGTCGTGGATGACGCCGGCCGGCCGATCGGTCTGGTTGATGTGCAGGATCTCATCGCGCAGCGGATCATCCAGGAATGA
- a CDS encoding cobalamin-dependent protein (Presence of a B(12) (cobalamin)-binding domain implies dependence on cobalamin itself, in one of its several forms, or in some unusual lineages, dependence on a cobalamin-like analog.), producing MTHPQGQAPAPLDKADRCADLDHRPRVLLGKMGLDGHDRGVKLIARAMRDSGIHVIYSGLWQTPRSLAISARDEDADCIAASMMSNSHLVLVPRLVDECAQVGRPDMIVNIGGIIPQEDVQVMRDAGVNEVHHTGTSMADIVESVRRATRRRAAPETYEHATAALARALSLAHDGSWKPAESAMRRPPRVIGITGSPGAGKSTLVASLAGEFVRRDLGRLAVVAFDPQSPITHGALLGDRLRVDFNNLDESVFYRSLAITGEDYATLPLIIGLIGAAGFDTLLVETVGAGQNDVAIRQFVDRTAVVLVPGMGDSIQMDKAGLLEIGDLFVCNKADFPGEASLVRDLLDISEGRPIFETIATRGQGVPQLLDGLLGG from the coding sequence ATGACTCATCCGCAAGGCCAAGCCCCCGCTCCACTTGACAAAGCCGACCGCTGCGCTGATCTCGACCATCGGCCGCGCGTGCTGCTGGGCAAGATGGGCCTCGACGGGCACGATCGCGGCGTGAAACTCATCGCCCGCGCCATGCGCGACAGCGGCATCCACGTCATCTACTCGGGTCTCTGGCAGACGCCGCGCTCGCTGGCGATCTCGGCGCGCGATGAAGACGCCGACTGCATCGCCGCGTCGATGATGAGCAACAGTCACCTCGTGCTTGTGCCCCGCCTTGTCGATGAGTGCGCCCAGGTCGGTCGGCCGGACATGATCGTTAACATCGGCGGCATCATCCCCCAGGAAGATGTGCAGGTGATGCGCGACGCCGGCGTGAACGAAGTTCATCACACCGGCACGAGCATGGCCGACATCGTCGAGTCGGTCCGCCGGGCGACCCGCCGGCGCGCAGCTCCCGAGACGTATGAACATGCCACCGCAGCGCTGGCTCGCGCGCTGAGCCTGGCGCACGACGGCAGCTGGAAGCCGGCTGAGAGCGCGATGCGCCGGCCGCCCCGCGTCATCGGCATCACAGGTTCGCCCGGCGCGGGAAAGAGCACGCTGGTCGCCTCGCTTGCCGGCGAATTCGTCCGTCGCGATCTGGGCCGCCTCGCGGTGGTCGCGTTTGATCCTCAGAGCCCGATCACGCACGGCGCGCTGCTGGGCGATCGCTTGCGCGTCGATTTCAACAACCTCGATGAAAGCGTGTTCTACCGCTCGCTGGCGATCACGGGCGAAGACTACGCCACGCTGCCGCTGATCATCGGCCTCATTGGCGCCGCCGGGTTCGACACGCTGCTGGTCGAGACGGTGGGGGCCGGGCAGAATGACGTGGCGATCCGGCAGTTTGTCGATCGCACCGCCGTGGTGCTCGTGCCCGGCATGGGTGATTCGATCCAGATGGACAAGGCCGGTCTGCTCGAGATCGGCGATCTGTTTGTATGCAACAAAGCCGACTTCCCCGGCGAGGCGAGCCTCGTGCGCGACCTGCTCGACATCTCCGAGGGCCGGCCGATCTTCGAAACCATCGCCACCCGCGGCCAGGGCGTCCCCCAACTGCTCGACGGCCTGCTGGGCGGCTGA
- a CDS encoding alpha/beta fold hydrolase → MYLTREGLKLHYEVTGPDLGPPVLLIHGFPFSGEMWQPMIERLEGELRLINPDLRGLGGSEAGAEATMATYVDDCVALLDHLGESRPVTVMGLSMGGYIAFEFFRRARKRIKALILADTRGTPDSAEAAKGRHATADKVRANGSRIVAEGMIGKVFAGSVAPELRDKWFDVMSRSDPKGVAAALGAMASRPDSTPTYAQIDVPTLIIVGEEDSITPPEDSRIMHEAIRDSRLVIVPRAGHLAPTEQPGPVADAVRAFVKSL, encoded by the coding sequence ATGTACTTAACGCGCGAAGGACTGAAACTGCACTACGAAGTTACGGGTCCCGATCTTGGCCCGCCGGTGCTGCTGATCCATGGCTTTCCTTTCAGCGGCGAGATGTGGCAGCCCATGATCGAGCGGCTCGAGGGCGAGCTGCGACTCATCAACCCCGACCTGCGCGGCCTCGGAGGCAGCGAAGCAGGGGCCGAGGCGACCATGGCCACCTATGTAGACGATTGCGTGGCGCTGCTCGATCATCTCGGCGAGTCTCGACCCGTGACCGTCATGGGTCTGTCGATGGGCGGCTACATCGCGTTCGAGTTCTTCCGCCGTGCGCGCAAGCGAATCAAGGCCCTCATTCTCGCCGACACGCGCGGCACGCCGGACTCCGCCGAAGCCGCAAAGGGCCGCCACGCAACGGCCGACAAGGTGCGGGCCAACGGCAGTCGCATCGTCGCCGAGGGCATGATCGGAAAAGTGTTCGCGGGTTCAGTTGCACCGGAATTGAGAGACAAGTGGTTCGACGTGATGTCGCGATCCGACCCGAAGGGCGTCGCCGCGGCGCTGGGGGCGATGGCGTCGCGACCCGATTCGACGCCGACGTACGCCCAGATCGACGTGCCGACGCTGATCATCGTGGGGGAAGAGGACTCGATCACGCCTCCGGAAGATTCCCGAATCATGCACGAGGCGATTCGCGACTCGAGGCTGGTGATCGTTCCGCGGGCCGGTCATCTGGCTCCCACCGAGCAGCCCGGGCCGGTGGCCGATGCGGTGCGAGCCTTCGTGAAGAGCCTGTAA